The genomic segment CCAGATCCAATTGGAGAAAAATATTAGAGGAAGGTAAAATACTCGTACAAGGAAAAGTTGCGAAACCTTCTTACTCCATCAAAGAAGGAGATGAGATACTTTATCTTCCTGGAGAAAGTTTTGAGCCTTCTGTTCAAACTGATTTCAGGATTTTATTCGAAGATTCCAGATATATCGCAGTAGATAAGCCTGGAGATATCCCGATTCATAGCGCAGGAAGATATAGAAAAAATAATCTCACAGATCTGATCCAAGAAGATCCTCGTTTCGAAAAAATTTACACAATCCATAGATTGGATAGAGAGACTTCCGGGGTTGTGGTTTTTGGAAAAGATTCGGAAGCCGCTTCCAAATTGGCGGATCTATTCTCCAAAAGAAAAATAAACAAAACCTATATTTCCTACGTTTGGGGAAATTTCCCGGTATCCGTTAGCGCAAAAGGGTATTTGATATCGGATCCTTCTTCTTCGATCCGTAAAAAAAGAAAATTTGTCTCCGAGGATTCGTTTCGAAAATTAGAAACTCAAGAAGAAAATCCGGAAACCTGCGAAACTAATTTTAGAAAAATTGGAGAAGGTACGTTTCAGGGAATGACTTTTTCTAAAGTGTATTGTTTCCCAAAAACCGGGAGACTTCATCAAATACGGGCCACGTTGTATTCATTAGGATTTCCTTTACTCGGAGATAAAATTTATGGAAAGGATGAGGATACATTTCTGGAATTTATAGAAGGAAAAGATCCGGATCTGATCACAAAACTTGGGATGAATAGACAGGCCCTACATTCCAGTTCCTTAAAGTTCATTCATCCATTTACCGGTATAAAAACCAAGATCAGATCTAATTTACCTCAGGACTTTCCAGAATGAACGAAAAACCGGGATTCTGGATCTCCTTATTTCCTCTTGGATTTTTGATACTCTCTTTGAGTACTGCGGGATATTTATTCGGAAGTGGTATCGCCGAAGGTCCTGCTCAAATTTTATTATTTAGCGCAGGTGCGATCTCTGCAGGAATTTCCAGACTCAGAGGAATTTCTTGGGAAAAGATAGAAGATACAGTTTTAGATTCTCTCCGAAATGTTTTGCAACCCATACTCATTTTACTTTTGATAGGAGCATTGATTGGAATTTGGATCCGTTCCGGAATAGTTCCTGCATTAATAGTCTGGGGATTGGAATTATTAAAACCTGAGATATTTTTACCATCTGCTTTGATCTTATCCTCCGTTGTTTCTTTGGCTACCGGAAGTTCTTGGTCCACTGCAGGAACTATCGGTGTCGCATTGATCGGAGTGGGAGCGGGACTTGGAAAACCTTTGGGAATGGTAGCAGGAGCAGTTGTTTCGGGGGCCTACTTTGGAGATAAACTTTCTCCCTTTTCGGAAACTACAAATCTTGCATCTTCCATCACTGGGGTTTCACTTCTATCACATATACGTAATATGGCCAGGACCACTTTGCCTGCTTTCGGGTTTTGTCTTTTGGCATTCGGATTTTTAGGCTGGGGCGGAAGCCATGGAGAAACAGAAACTACAACCGGACCCGTGATCTCTGCATTAAAATCAGAATTCCAAATTTCTTGGGTTCTGCTACTTCCGCCACTTCTAACATTCTTCCTTATCTATTTTAGGGTTTCCGCTATTCCTTCTATTTTCATTGGGATCTTGAGCGGCGGAGTTTGTTTTGTTCTTACCCAGTCCAATATATATGCAAATTCTTTAAACTTCCAGGATGCTGCTTCTTCTGCCTTTAAAAATTTGGTCTCGGCCGCCTCCGAAGGAACAAAGGTCAAGACTGGACATACGGTTGTAGATGGATTATTGTCCAGAGGTGGAATGTCTTCCATGCTTTCTACAGTTTGGCTGATCATCTCGGCTATGTTTTATGCCGGGATTATGGAAGGAGGTGGAATGACCCAAGTTTTGGCGGAGAAGGTCTTAAATTGGGCCAAGGCGAGGGGTTCCTTGTTTGCGGCTACAGTATTCACCTGTGTCGGAACCAATCTATTTTGCGCGGACCAATATCTTGCGATCGTAGTACCTGGTAAAATGTTCAAAGAAGCTTACTCCAGAAAAGGATTAGATCCTAGAAATCTTTCCCGCTGTTTAGAAGACTCTGGAACAATGACTTCTGCTTTAGTCCCTTGGAATTCCTGCGGTTCCTTTATGGCTACGGCATTAGGAGTTCCTACACTTGTGTATCTTCCTTATGCATTCTTAAATTTACTTTCTCCTTTGTTTTCTTTGGTCACAGGATGGACCGGTTGGGGACTGGCAGGAAAAGATCCTGAATCTAAAAAAGATCTATCCTGAAATCTTTTTAGCTTTTAAGAAGAAGAAGCTTTCTATAACATTTGCTCGATTATAAATCTTAGAAAAATGCTTGTGTCGTCACAGCGATATGCGAAAATACTAAAAAAGTGAGCAAAAGCTCACATTTTGAAAAAGGCATGTCTCGGGTGAAATTCCGAGATACTTCGAATATGAGGAGAGGAGTTGCGATGCCTAAATTCCATTTTAAAGAAAGGTACATTCCCGTTATAGGACTTTTGGTCCTGGGAATTTTGATGGGAGCCTTCGCTTCTTCTTGCAGCGGCAAAGAGGGAGAGACAACGGAAGGTTTTGCCCATGTGGTAATGGTGGATAATGCATTTTCTCCCCCTATGCAAAAGATCCCAGTCGGTGGTCAGATCGAATTTATAAATTCAGGGGCTAACCCTCATAATGCGATCGCAGTGGATAAGTCTTGGTCTACCGAAAAAAGTTTCGGTAATATCGTGATGCCAAGAGGCGCCAAGGTAAAGATCAGTTATCCGAAAGAGGGAGTGTTTCCTTATTACTGTAGTTTCCACGCTTCTCCTGATGGAAAAAGTGGAATGGTTGCGGATATAGTAGTAGGAAATGCCGCTTACAATCCTGCAGCAAGAGCAGGTAAGGATTGGAAGGTCGCTGAAAAATTTTCAGGAACCACTCGTAAGGTTCCTCAAATGTATCCTACTATCCAAAACGCAGTGGATGCTGCTTCTCCAGGAGATCTTATCCTGATCGACGAAGGTGTATATTACGAAGAAGTTGTGGTTACTACACCTTCCCTTATCTTAAGAGGAACAGATAGAAACAAAGTAATCTTAGACGGTCAATTCCAAAGAGCGAACGGCGTGATCGTGGTAGGAGCAAACGGTGTTGCAGTAGAGAATATGACTGCAAGGAACGCAACTTTAAACGGATTCTTTTGGACCGGTGTAAAAGGATATAGAGGTTCTTATCTCACAGCTTATAATAATGGTGACTACGGCATTTATGCTTTCGATTCAGTGAACGGAGTATTAGAACATTCTTATGCTTCCGGATCTCCTGATGCTGGTATTTATGTAGGCCAATGTTATCCTTGTAAAGCCATCCTTTACGATGTTATCTCTGAGAATAGCGCTCTCGGTTATTCCGGAACGAATGCTGGAGGAGAATTATATATTATTAGTTCCATCTGGAGAAATAATATCGTAGGTTTGGGACCTAATTCCTTAGATAGGGAACTTCTTCCTCCGGAAAGAGAGACTTATATTATCGGGAATTTAATCTATGATAATAATAACCTGACCGCTCCAATCAAACCTCTGGAATATCCTACTTACGGAACAGGGATCTTGATCGCAGGCGGTTTACATAATGTGATCAAAAATAACGTTGTGATCGGACATGATAATCACGGGATTGCGATCTTCCCGAATCTAGATGAGAATTTCTGGTTCTCTCATAGAAATATTGTGGAAGGAAACATTGTACATTCTTCCGGTTTTGGAGACTTGACTCTTGCGGGGCCGATTAGTATTGGAAACTGTTTCTCTAATAATAAATTCCAAACATCCGTTCCTCCGTTATTAGAAAAAACGAATTCTTGCGGTTCAGGGATCAGATTCCCAATGGGCGGAGAAATTTTCACTGCATATAATGCACTTTCTTTAATGGTGGATGCGACTCACGGAATTTATCCGAGCGGAGATTGGAAGAACCAACCGGTTCCTGCTCCTCAAGCAAATATTCCTGGTGGAGTTTCTGCTCCAATCAAACCTGCTATTCATCCTTTCGAAGATTTCGGTTTGGATTTGGATAAGGTAAAACTTCCGGAAGAAGCGGCTAAGATCCTCGCAGAAAGAAAACCTAAGTTCGGAGACGTCCTTGGCGGATTCTCAGTGCCTAAACCTTTGGATTTCCAAATTGTGATCTTCCGTTGGTTCGGATATTTGCTTCCACTTCTTCTTTACGTATGTTTGGTCAGCTTAAGTGTTTATGATCTGGTTTCTAAATCGGAAATTAGCCCTGGCAAATACGTATGGTTAGCGTTCGTTTCCTTAGTGCCTTATATCGGAGGAGGAGCTTATCTTCTCTCTGGAAAATCTTCTTATCCTAAATACTTGAGATTCACTCTTGTGTTTGCCGGATTTGGAGCTTCTCTTGCCTTCATTCTCTACCTTGGGTTTACCATTGTGGGGAACGTGGGAGCGGGTTGATCTCAGGAAACTAATACATTAAAATTTTAGAATATAATAAGGAGTTATTTATGGAAACTGCTCAATTTTACGATCCAGGATTTTTTACCTTACTTTTCAACTTTTACGGATACTACATTTTCTACATTTTATTCGCTCTTTGGGCTCCTTTAGCCCTGATCGATTTGTCTAAAAGAGACGATGTGGATCCTAAAAAAGGAAGTTTATGGACTGCGGCGATTATTCTTGTCCCTCTCTTCGGGGCAGGAGCCTATCATATAGTGGGCGGTTCTAAGATCCCATCTTGGGCAAAGAATAGTCTTGTGTATGGCGGGATCGGACTTCTGGTTTTAACACTTCTGATCTCCACGATCGCAAGATTCTAATAAACGGAAAGGTAATATGAATCGGAAGGATTTCCTTCGTTGGTTAGGGATAGGCGGTGCCGGACTCGCAGCGGGTACCGGGATCGCCGGAATTACCTCGGGTAAAAAAGAAGATCCACTTTGTAGGACAGGATCTTCTGTTCCTGGCCAGGTTTCTTCTGCTCCGAATCCTTCTATTCGACTGCCTGGATCTATAGGTGGGAATTCCTACGGAAGTATGATCCATCCTCCGATGTTCGCGGATGCCGCGTTCTTGTCTAGGATGGAATTAAATACGACCATTCCGCAGGCACCTTCCGGTTCTAAATTTCGTTCCGAAGTCAATATTATAGAAATGCCATTGACTGTGGCTCATAACACAGTTGTGGATGCTTGGACATTTGACGGTGTTGTTCCTGGAAAAGTGATCCGTGCGAGACTTGGCCAGGAGATGGAACTTCTTTTTAGGAATCATTCCAATCATCCTCACTCAGTACATTTTCATGGTACTCATGATCCTCAGCAGGACGGTTGGGAACCAATCGCTCCGGGTGCTGAAAGAATCTATAAGATCACTGCGGGTCCGATCGGTTTTCATCCTTATCATTGCCATGTACCTCCTTTAGCGAGTCACATGTCTAAGGGTTTGTACGGTGGATTTATAGTAGATCCTCCAGGTGGAAGACCTCCTGCACTAGAGTTTATGTTGATACTTGCGGGTTGGGATCTGAATGAAACCGGTCGCAATGATATCTATGCTTGGAATGGTATCGCAGGATATTATGATCGTTTCCCGATCAAAGTCCCTGTTGGTAAAAAAGTAAGATTGTATATAGCAAATATGACTGAACATGATCCTGTTGCTTCATTCCATCTTCATTCCCAAACATTCGATGTGTATAGGACCGGGACCAAACTTGTACCTGACGAACATACGGATGTGATCACTCTTGGACAAACGGAAAGAGCAATCGTAGAATTTACACTTACTAAAAGAGGAAGATATATGTTCCATCCTCACCAGACCCATATGGCGGATCGAGGAGCAATGGGCTGGATCGTAGCAGTATGAATTTTCTAAAATCGAATTATAAAAATATCATCTTTTCCCTGCTGATCCTAGGGGTCGGCTTCGGCGTCGGATATTATATGAAGAAGAAACCTTCTTCTCGATTCGCATCCGAGGCTCCTGTTGCGGAATGGAAAACTTCTATCCTAAAAGATACTGAAGGGAAATCCGTTCGCCCTGCGGAATTACCTGGGAATTTGTTCGTAGTGTATTTCGGATTTTCTCATTGTCCTGATATGTGTCCGATGGCATTAAACGATATAGAAAATGCATTTATATCCTTAAAAGATGATTCTAAAGATATCACTCCTATATTTATCACAATCGATCCTGAAAGAGATACTCCTGAAGTATTGAGAAAGTATATCTCCCATTTTCCTGGAAAAGAACTCATTGCTTTAACTGGCGGAAAGGATCAGATCGGTGAATTGCAGAAAGGATTTGGAGTATTTTCTCAAAAGACCCAGGTCCCCCAAGGAAATGGAGAATATGGGATGGACCATACTCTTTTTATCTATTTAGTGGATAGAACTGGAAATATACTAAGAGCTTATCCCACAGGAATCAAAGGAGAAGAACTGGCGAAGGAGATCAGGGAGTTATTATAAATTCTATTCTGGTTTATTGATAAGCTAGTAAAATAAAAGACTCTGTTGTTTCTGTTCGAAATTTTCATTCTTTATCATAAAAAGCGAATACGACGGCAAGGATCACGAGGAAGAAACTAACTGCGTGATTCCATTTCATTTTTTCTTTTAAAACCAAAATTGCAAATCCCACAAAAATAGTGATCGTAATCACTTCTTGTAAGATCTTAAGTTGGAATCCGCTTAATCCGTCTTCTGCATATCCGATCCGATTCGCTGGAACCATAAGACAATATTCTAAAAACGCAATCCCCCAAGATATCAGGATCGTTTTCCAAATGGGGAAGTCCTTGAAAAACTTCAGATGACCGTACCAGGCAAAGGTCATGAATAAATTGGAAAGAGTGAGTAATAGAAAAGTCCTCATAAATCCAGGAAAACCGAATGGAAGAATGGAGGCAAAAAAAAACCGGGCGGAAAACCCGGTTATCAAGTAAGGATTTGCTGAAAAACAATTAGTTAGTCTTGACCTCTATCTTTTTGCTCGAAGGTTTTTTCCTAGGAAGTTTGAGTTGTAGGACCCCGTTTTTGAGAACTGCGGAAATTTTATCTTCTTCCACAGGTTCGGATATAAGGAAGGTCCTTTTATAATCTCCGGTTCCGTATTCCGAATATCTTAAACTTCCTTTTGGTTCAGAGATATTAGTTTTTGCAAAGATCTTAAGCTCGTCCTTCTCCAAAGAAATTTCAAGATCGGATTCTTTTACGCCAGGAAGATCCAGAACGAGAAGATGTTCTTCTTCATTAGAGTAAAGATCCGTAGAAGGAGTGTAGGTTGGTCTTGGCCTCTGAGCCTTCTCTTGTTCGGCTGCTACTTTATCTTCTGTTTTTAGTAATTCTGATACGCTCATTTTTTTTCTCCTTATGCTTTTGCTTCGATGCGGATCTTTCTAGGTTTTTCGCTCTCAAGGATCGGAAGGACTAAAGTTAAAACTCCCTCTTTCACGGTTGCTTCTACCTTTTCTGAATCTACTGCAACTGGCAGTTCTAATCTACGTTGGAATTTGCCTCTGGCTCTTTCTATCCTACGAGGTTTATCTTGTGTGTATTCCTTCCATTCACCTGAGATGGTGAGAAGGTTATGAGCCACGGTGATGTCCAAGTCTTCTGGGGAAAGGCCCGGAACCTCCGCGGTAACAGTGATCTTGTCTTGGTCTGTGTATACATTCAGAGCAGGATATACCTGTCCGCCTTCCGAGACTGGATCGAATAAATTATGGAATCTATTTTGAATTCTTCTGACTTCGCTAAAAAAATTTGGGGTTCTCATTATTGCCTCCTGGGCGTATTTAGCACTTTAAATCTTAGAGTGCTAAATGGTAAAAAAGGTTCCATTTGTTTTTTGAAAAATTAGCACTTTTTTTTATAGAGTGCTAATGGGTAGAAGGCCCCATATTTTCCCTTAATTCGGCTCATTCCGGCCGAAAACTGGCTTCTGGAAGGAAAAAAGAAGATATTCCTTTTCCGGTTCGGAAGGAAGATTAGCCGAAATTTTAGACTTCTTGAAGATTCTTCGGACCACAAAAGGAGAAATTTTGAACTCAGGACCCAATCTGAAAAAGAACAGAATACTTCTAATCCGTTGCAAAGACGAAGCAGGGCTGATCCATAGGATCACAGGATTTTTGGCAAAAATAGGCGCCAATATTGTCGGTAACCAGGAGTTCGTTGAACCATTAGAGAAGGTATTCTTTATGAGAACTGAATATTCTCTCGAGGACGGTAATAAAGAAGAAGGCCTAATCTCCGAACTCGCAAAGATCTTACCAAAAGATGCAGAGCTTACTCTATCTAATCCAAGATTCCCAAAGGTGGTTTTACTCGCCACAAAAGAGCCTCATTGTTTGGGAGATATCCTTCTTCGTTGGAGATATGGAGAATTACCCATGGAACTTTTGGGTGTAGTTTCCAATCACAGGATTTTAGAGGACTTGGTCCGAGATTTTAAACTTCCTTTTCATTGTATTTCCAGTGAAGGAATGAGCAGAGAAGACCATGAAAACCAATTGGATTCATATTTGAAGGAACTCCAACCCGATTGGATCGTACTCGCAAAGTATATGAGGATACTCACTCCCGAATTCGTAAAAAAATGGGAGCATCGTATATTAAATATCCATCATTCATTTTTACCTGCGTTCGTGGGTGCAAAACCTTATGAGCAGGCGTATAAACGTGGAGTCAAGATCATAGGTGGAACAGCTCATATTGTGACTGAAAATCTGGACGAGGGGCCTATCCTGGTCCAGGATGTTTGTCATGTGGATCATGGTTATTCTCCTGAACGTTTGGTTTTATATGGAAGGGATTTGGAGAAGGTAGTTTTGTCCAAGGCTCTCCGCCTACTTTTGGAAGATAGGGTGATGATCTTCCAGAACAGGACGATTATTTTCGAGTAAATTCATTGCGATTTGAATATTAGGTTTTTAGAACATACATGAAATTAAAATATATCGGCTTTATTTTTTCTATACTAGTAGCTTGTATTCCCCCGTTATTCTCATTCTACGGATATGTTCCTTCTTCTGTCGGAGCGATGTTTTTTATATTTCTGATCGCTGCTGGATTATGGATTTTTGAAATTATTCCAGGTCATGCTACTTCTATTCTGATCATATTTTCAGAGATCATTATTTTTTCCAATCCGGGCAAATGGGAATTTTTAAAACAATATGCCGGACCGGGAAAACCAACTCCTCCTGCGGTATTCTTAGCATCCCTCGCCGATTCCGCAGTCGTTCTTTTTTTAGGAAGTTTTGCTTTAGCCAAGTCTTGTGTAAAAGTAGGAGTGGATCGTTGGTTGGCAAATCGTGTTCTTCCTTATTTCGGAACTTCTCCCAAATATGTTTTATTAGGGTTAATGTGTATCACTGCAACCATCTCTCTTTGGATGAGTAATACTGCCACAGCGTCTTTGATGATTGCGTTAGTGTTTCCTTTGCTCATGGTTTTGGATAAGGACGAAAAATTTAGAAAAGCAGTTCTGATCGGAATTCCATTTGCCGCAAATTTGGGAGGGATAGGAACTCCGATCGGTTCTCCTCCGAATGTGATCGCATTTGCAAATTTGAAAAACCAGGGATATGGAGATTTTATTTCATTTGGGACATGGATGCTCATTGCAGTTCCACTTTTGATAATTTTACTATTCGCCGCATGGTTTTGGCTTCTTCGTGCATTTCCCGCAACTGAAGGTTTAACACTTTCTCTTCGTTATGAAACTATCTCGGAAGAAGGTTCCGAGAAAAAGTTGAGATTCGTTTTGTTCGGATTTTTGGCAACGGTCCTTCTATGGTTGACTGAATCTTTTCATGGAATTCCTGCTGGAGTAATCGCATTATTCCCACTTCTTCTTTTTACTTCGTTCGGAATATTAGAATCCAATGATTTACGTTCTTTGGAATGGGATGTTCTTATTTTAGTCGCAGGCGGGATCGCTCTCGGAACCGGGATAGAAAAAAGTGGGGCAGGGATCTGGTTCGGAGAGTTGATCGGTAAACAAGCTGGTCCTGGCGAAAGTCTTTGGGTACTTGGGATCTTTTTTTCGATTGGACTTTTTCTTTCTACATTCTTATCCAATACAGCTACTGCAAATCTTTTGGTTCCTTTGGCACTTCCTGTCGCTGCACTTTTACTTCCTGGCAATGAATCTTATGCGATCCAGCTGGTTTTAGGATCTGCGTTAGGTGCTTCTTTGGCAATGTCCTTACCTGTATCCACTCCTCCGAATGCGGTAGCTTATGCTGTGGGAGGTTTTGAGATAAAGGATATGGCCAAAGTAGGTGTGAGGATCGGACTCTTGGGATTGGTCCTTGTTCTTTTAGGATTCTTGAGTTTCTAAACTATAAAACCTGTATTTTCTGTAAGTATTTTATTTCCTAAATCAAAACAGATCTAAAAACTGTCTGGAAAGATGCGGTTTTTTCGAAAACACTTCATTTCCTCGATTTCGGTCCTTCTCTATTTTCCGATTTTATTCGTATTTTACTGCGCTGGAATTCCTGAAAATTCTTCCGGTTCCGAAAAACCTGCGGAAGCACAGACAAGCATAGTAGATAAGATTGAAACCCAAATTGAAAAATTATTTGGAAATGAAGAAGATCCTGAACTAGTAAAGGTCCTGCTCGGTGGGGATGTAATGTTTAACTGGGGTATCCGGGATACGATCAAATCTAAAGGAGAATTGGCCCCAGTTAAAGGCCTTAAATCCGTTTTTGAAACTGCAGACCTCAGAGTATTAAATTTAGAAACTCCAGTAGTATCCGAAAAAAGTTGGGACCATGGCAAGGCATACGTTTTCCAAGCGAAAGAATCCGATCTGGAAAGTATGAGCTTCTTAGGAGTGGATCTTGTCTCTCTTGGTAATAATCATGCAATGGATCATGGCCCGGAAGGATTGGAAGAAACTTTAAAGTTTTTAAATGATAGAAAGATCGCATCTATCGGCGCTGGAAAAAATTTAGAATTTGCTTTTCGTCCTTGGATTTGGGAAGGGAAGGATACAACTCTTAGAATTTATTCTGCTACGAATGTTGCAGAGGGTAGATCCCACTATGCAGGACAAACTCCCGGTGTTATGCCTTTGGACCCGGAACTAATCTTAAAAAAGTTTCAGATAGAAAAATTCCAACTGAATTCATTACGAACTTCTAAAAGAGATAAAAAAAATAAGGCGATATCTGTCGGAAAACAATTCAGAATACTTTCTCTTCATTGGGGAGTGGAATATTCTCCTTTTCCAACGATCGAACAGAGGAAGATCGCAAAAACTTTGGCTGATGGTGGATTAGATATTATAGTAGGACATCATCCTCATATTCCCCAAGGGATCGAGAAGATCGGGAACACAATCGTATTTTATTCTCTGGGAAATCTGATCTTCGGAAGTAGGAATGCCTACTTAAATCATAATTTAATCGTAATACTTCATATTAAAAAAAGCAAATTGGTCAATATCGAACTTGTTCCTATTTTCGGAAAGTTCCAAAACGAAGATCATTTGGTCAGACCTCTTGAAGGAAAGGAAGCAGAGAATTTTTTAAAAGAAGTTGCGGTACTTTCCCAAGACTTGGGTACTAAGATTCGGATCGATGGAGGCAGAGGTTGGGTAGAATTGGACTAAGCTATGTTAGCCCAGTTTTCGATCCTCAATCCTGGAATTTTTTGGAAATGCCTTTCGTTATTCGTAACTAAGGTATAGTTCAAATATAAAGCCGTGGATCCGATGAGTAGATCAAAGTCTTCTATCGTATTTCCTTTTTTCTGTTGAGTAGCCTTGAGTTCTCCATAGGTTTCCATAATTCCTTCGGTCAATTCTATCACCGGAAAAAGTTCTGCAATTCTTCGGACCGTTGCCAGATTTCTTTCTTTGTAAGTCGACTTCTGTGCTCCAAAGATCAATTCTCCGTAAGTGATTACGGAAACCGATTTGATAGAGTTCTTACGGTTCAAAAAATTTTGCCGAACAATGGGAACTTCTTTTAAGCTATAGATGATAATATCAGTATCAATCAAATAGCTCATCTGCATCTTTCCCTAATGTGTTCTTAGTACGAGAAGAACGTATATCTT from the Leptospira andrefontaineae genome contains:
- a CDS encoding PLDc N-terminal domain-containing protein, with translation METAQFYDPGFFTLLFNFYGYYIFYILFALWAPLALIDLSKRDDVDPKKGSLWTAAIILVPLFGAGAYHIVGGSKIPSWAKNSLVYGGIGLLVLTLLISTIARF
- a CDS encoding DMT family protein; amino-acid sequence: MRTFLLLTLSNLFMTFAWYGHLKFFKDFPIWKTILISWGIAFLEYCLMVPANRIGYAEDGLSGFQLKILQEVITITIFVGFAILVLKEKMKWNHAVSFFLVILAVVFAFYDKE
- a CDS encoding RluA family pseudouridine synthase yields the protein MFLASRFTYQSRSNWRKILEEGKILVQGKVAKPSYSIKEGDEILYLPGESFEPSVQTDFRILFEDSRYIAVDKPGDIPIHSAGRYRKNNLTDLIQEDPRFEKIYTIHRLDRETSGVVVFGKDSEAASKLADLFSKRKINKTYISYVWGNFPVSVSAKGYLISDPSSSIRKKRKFVSEDSFRKLETQEENPETCETNFRKIGEGTFQGMTFSKVYCFPKTGRLHQIRATLYSLGFPLLGDKIYGKDEDTFLEFIEGKDPDLITKLGMNRQALHSSSLKFIHPFTGIKTKIRSNLPQDFPE
- a CDS encoding multicopper oxidase domain-containing protein; this encodes MNRKDFLRWLGIGGAGLAAGTGIAGITSGKKEDPLCRTGSSVPGQVSSAPNPSIRLPGSIGGNSYGSMIHPPMFADAAFLSRMELNTTIPQAPSGSKFRSEVNIIEMPLTVAHNTVVDAWTFDGVVPGKVIRARLGQEMELLFRNHSNHPHSVHFHGTHDPQQDGWEPIAPGAERIYKITAGPIGFHPYHCHVPPLASHMSKGLYGGFIVDPPGGRPPALEFMLILAGWDLNETGRNDIYAWNGIAGYYDRFPIKVPVGKKVRLYIANMTEHDPVASFHLHSQTFDVYRTGTKLVPDEHTDVITLGQTERAIVEFTLTKRGRYMFHPHQTHMADRGAMGWIVAV
- the purU gene encoding formyltetrahydrofolate deformylase, with amino-acid sequence MNSGPNLKKNRILLIRCKDEAGLIHRITGFLAKIGANIVGNQEFVEPLEKVFFMRTEYSLEDGNKEEGLISELAKILPKDAELTLSNPRFPKVVLLATKEPHCLGDILLRWRYGELPMELLGVVSNHRILEDLVRDFKLPFHCISSEGMSREDHENQLDSYLKELQPDWIVLAKYMRILTPEFVKKWEHRILNIHHSFLPAFVGAKPYEQAYKRGVKIIGGTAHIVTENLDEGPILVQDVCHVDHGYSPERLVLYGRDLEKVVLSKALRLLLEDRVMIFQNRTIIFE
- a CDS encoding right-handed parallel beta-helix repeat-containing protein, producing MPKFHFKERYIPVIGLLVLGILMGAFASSCSGKEGETTEGFAHVVMVDNAFSPPMQKIPVGGQIEFINSGANPHNAIAVDKSWSTEKSFGNIVMPRGAKVKISYPKEGVFPYYCSFHASPDGKSGMVADIVVGNAAYNPAARAGKDWKVAEKFSGTTRKVPQMYPTIQNAVDAASPGDLILIDEGVYYEEVVVTTPSLILRGTDRNKVILDGQFQRANGVIVVGANGVAVENMTARNATLNGFFWTGVKGYRGSYLTAYNNGDYGIYAFDSVNGVLEHSYASGSPDAGIYVGQCYPCKAILYDVISENSALGYSGTNAGGELYIISSIWRNNIVGLGPNSLDRELLPPERETYIIGNLIYDNNNLTAPIKPLEYPTYGTGILIAGGLHNVIKNNVVIGHDNHGIAIFPNLDENFWFSHRNIVEGNIVHSSGFGDLTLAGPISIGNCFSNNKFQTSVPPLLEKTNSCGSGIRFPMGGEIFTAYNALSLMVDATHGIYPSGDWKNQPVPAPQANIPGGVSAPIKPAIHPFEDFGLDLDKVKLPEEAAKILAERKPKFGDVLGGFSVPKPLDFQIVIFRWFGYLLPLLLYVCLVSLSVYDLVSKSEISPGKYVWLAFVSLVPYIGGGAYLLSGKSSYPKYLRFTLVFAGFGASLAFILYLGFTIVGNVGAG
- a CDS encoding SCO family protein, coding for MKKKPSSRFASEAPVAEWKTSILKDTEGKSVRPAELPGNLFVVYFGFSHCPDMCPMALNDIENAFISLKDDSKDITPIFITIDPERDTPEVLRKYISHFPGKELIALTGGKDQIGELQKGFGVFSQKTQVPQGNGEYGMDHTLFIYLVDRTGNILRAYPTGIKGEELAKEIRELL
- a CDS encoding Hsp20/alpha crystallin family protein, which encodes MSVSELLKTEDKVAAEQEKAQRPRPTYTPSTDLYSNEEEHLLVLDLPGVKESDLEISLEKDELKIFAKTNISEPKGSLRYSEYGTGDYKRTFLISEPVEEDKISAVLKNGVLQLKLPRKKPSSKKIEVKTN
- a CDS encoding SLC13 family permease; protein product: MKLKYIGFIFSILVACIPPLFSFYGYVPSSVGAMFFIFLIAAGLWIFEIIPGHATSILIIFSEIIIFSNPGKWEFLKQYAGPGKPTPPAVFLASLADSAVVLFLGSFALAKSCVKVGVDRWLANRVLPYFGTSPKYVLLGLMCITATISLWMSNTATASLMIALVFPLLMVLDKDEKFRKAVLIGIPFAANLGGIGTPIGSPPNVIAFANLKNQGYGDFISFGTWMLIAVPLLIILLFAAWFWLLRAFPATEGLTLSLRYETISEEGSEKKLRFVLFGFLATVLLWLTESFHGIPAGVIALFPLLLFTSFGILESNDLRSLEWDVLILVAGGIALGTGIEKSGAGIWFGELIGKQAGPGESLWVLGIFFSIGLFLSTFLSNTATANLLVPLALPVAALLLPGNESYAIQLVLGSALGASLAMSLPVSTPPNAVAYAVGGFEIKDMAKVGVRIGLLGLVLVLLGFLSF
- the nhaC gene encoding Na+/H+ antiporter NhaC produces the protein MNEKPGFWISLFPLGFLILSLSTAGYLFGSGIAEGPAQILLFSAGAISAGISRLRGISWEKIEDTVLDSLRNVLQPILILLLIGALIGIWIRSGIVPALIVWGLELLKPEIFLPSALILSSVVSLATGSSWSTAGTIGVALIGVGAGLGKPLGMVAGAVVSGAYFGDKLSPFSETTNLASSITGVSLLSHIRNMARTTLPAFGFCLLAFGFLGWGGSHGETETTTGPVISALKSEFQISWVLLLPPLLTFFLIYFRVSAIPSIFIGILSGGVCFVLTQSNIYANSLNFQDAASSAFKNLVSAASEGTKVKTGHTVVDGLLSRGGMSSMLSTVWLIISAMFYAGIMEGGGMTQVLAEKVLNWAKARGSLFAATVFTCVGTNLFCADQYLAIVVPGKMFKEAYSRKGLDPRNLSRCLEDSGTMTSALVPWNSCGSFMATALGVPTLVYLPYAFLNLLSPLFSLVTGWTGWGLAGKDPESKKDLS
- a CDS encoding Hsp20/alpha crystallin family protein; this translates as MRTPNFFSEVRRIQNRFHNLFDPVSEGGQVYPALNVYTDQDKITVTAEVPGLSPEDLDITVAHNLLTISGEWKEYTQDKPRRIERARGKFQRRLELPVAVDSEKVEATVKEGVLTLVLPILESEKPRKIRIEAKA